A window of Phycisphaeraceae bacterium genomic DNA:
CCACGACCCATTGCTGGACATGGAGCCTGGCCAACGGCGGTTACGCCACCCGAGAGGTCTACACCTGCGCTCGCTTTCCGGAAGCTGAAGAGCGTTCCGTCGATGGCAGCAGTTACGAGAATATCCGAGACGCTGACATCGAGAAGAACACCAATGGGACCATTGACAACGGATGGCGCAACACTGACTACGGTGTGAATGTTGCGTGGCTCACCGCACGTCGCCAGCAGGATGAAGGCGAGCTCAAAGCCCAGCTCGGTGTCGCGAACGCCCGGCCGCCGGTCTCCGGATTCCAGTTCGCGATTTCCTCGAAGCAGGCGGAGGTGCAGGACCCTTCTGATACGCTATTTGCCGCCGACTCCTGGGTGCTGCTCTTTGTCAATGACGGTGCCATCCCCACCGGCGTCTACTGGGCGAACGCACGCACCAACTATTCTGAGACGGTTCATGCCCGCCATGGCGGGAGCAAGGGCGGGAGCGTCAACATCGCCTGGGCCGACGGGCACTCGTCTTCACAGAGCCTGCCCATCAATCAGGAACGGTCTGATGCTGCAGAGGGCTATGTCATCTACGACTGGCAGAGCGAACTTGGCGCCTACGACTTTGCCAGCCCGCCCAACCCCGTCGACAACCCGGACAACAAGTGGGACCTTCTCGCTGGGGATGCCTTCTGAATCTGCCGGTTGATCTTTCCGTTTGTCCCCGGCTGGCCTGCTCCCTAGGATGCTCCGTTACCCATTGATACGGAGCCCCTATGCCCTCTCCCGACGACCGTAAGTACCTTGATTCTCACGAATGGCACAAGGCCGAAGGCGATCTGGTTGTGATCGGGCTGTCGCAGTTCGCTGTCGATGAGCTCGCGGACGTGACTTACGTCGAGTTCATCAAGGACTCGGGTTCGGTGACGGCGGGCGAGACGTTCGGGGAGATCGAGTCGGTCAAGGCGACCTCCGAGCTCTACTGCGGGATCGACGGCGAGATCGTCGAGACCAATCAGCAGGTCATCGACAACCCAGCGATGGTCAACGAGGACCCTTTTGGTGACGCCTGGCTGATTAAGGTCAAGCCCGCGAACGCTGGTGACCTTGAGAAGCTCCTCTCCGGCCCGGACTACGACAACAAGGTCGGCGCGTGAGGGTCATGCGCCCGATCAACCCCCTGCTGCTGGCCCTGACGCTGCTGCTGACGGGCTGTGACACGGTTGGTCTGTCGAGTCTTGGCACGCTGACGATCACCTCGCGTGCCGATGAGCGGGTTCAGCTCACCGCCAGCATCGACCGGGCGATCTATTCTCTCGACGGCAAGCAGGCGCTTACCGCGATCCTGCTCTCCGGCTCCGCCGAAGCCCCGCAGCGCGCGATTGTCCTGCGTGTGTTCTGGAGTCCTCGTGCTGGCGCGACGCCTGTCTCGCGCTCGGCGACCAACACCTCGATTGAAGTCATGGTCTTTGCTGACCGGGTTGATCAGGACCTGCGCGAGGTTGGTCTGTATGCGGGAGCAGGCTACGTCTACCTCAACGACAAGCCCGGTGATCGGCTGGTTGGTGCCGAAGTCTGGGAAGCCGACCTGATCCTCACCGACCAATCGCTGGGTTTTCGCGACCGGCTGGGTCGCAGCAACCTGACCGGGCGCTTGCAACTGCGGCGTGATGACGCTGGCGTCCAGACGATCCTCGCCTCACTCCGGGCCCAGGCGTCGGGGGCCCTCGAGTACCCCCGGCTGGTCAGCGCAACGCCCGCATCCCGATCATTTTGATAACCTGATCACGCGTCAGTGCCTGTGTCATCTCGCCTCGTAGAAGGGTCCATCATGCGCCTAGGCCGTCTCCTGTCCGCCCACGCCGGACACGCTCTGCTCGCCATCGTGATCCTACTGCTCTGCTCGGTGACCACCCTTGCTCAGGATGCTGAGCCCGCTGCATCCGAAGCGGGGCCCACCCTGGTCGAGCAACTCGACATGACCATCGGCTGGGCCAACGGTCACATCTCGACGGTCCTGTTCTTCGACATCAGCTTCGGCATGTTCAAGTCGGTCAACCCGATCTCAGGGGAACTCGAAGGCCCCGAGACGCCGTTTCTTGTCGTTTGGCTGATCATCGGTGCTCTCTTCTTCACCTTCTTCCATCGCTTCCTGACTCTGCGCGGCTTCGGACACGCGATCAACGTGCTGCGCGGGAAATACACCTCCTCCGATGACCATGGTGACGTCTCCCCGTTCCGTGCGCTGACCTCCGCTCTCTCGGCCACCGTGGGCCTTGGTAACATCGCTGGCGTGGCCATTGCCATGAAGATGGGCGGCCCCGGTGCTCTCTTCTGGATGATGTTCCTGGGTTTCTTCGGCATGGCGTCGAAGTTTCACTCCTCCACACTGGCTCAGATGTACCGCGTCCGGCACAAGGATGGCTCCTACTCCGGCGGGCCCATGTACTACCTTTCGCGAGGTATCCGCGAGCACTACCCTGCCCTCGCGCCGTTCGGGGTGTTCCTCGGCGGGTTCTTCGCGGTCGCCTGCATGTTCGGGGCCATCGGCGGGGGCAACATGTTCCAGGCGAATCAGTCCGCTCAGGCTTTCTTCCAGACCTTCGTGCAGCCTGGCGTCATGGCCGCCTACCCGGAGGCGACCGCGACCGAGATTGCCGCCATTCAGGGATGGACCAACGCGGGTTTTGGACTGCTGATGGCGACTGTCGTTGGTGCCGTCGTCCTAGGGGGCATCACGCGCATCGGCGCGACGACGTCCAAGCTGGTCCCGGGTATGGCCGTTATCTACGTCGCTGCGTGTCTAACCATCATCATTGCCAACTTCTCTGCCCTACCCGATCTGATTGGTCAGGTTCTCGGGCAGGCTTTCGCCGCAGAATCCATCTATGGCGGGATCATCGGCGTGATGATCATCGGCTTCCAACGGGCCGCCTTCTCGTCCGAAGCCGGGCTCGGCTCGTCCGCCATCGCGCACGCCGCCGCCCAGACCAAAGAACCCACTCGGGAAGGCTTCGTGGCCTCCCTCGAACCTTTTGTCGATACCGTCATCATCTGTTTTATGACGGGCATGGTGGTTCTGATCACGGGTGCCTATAAGACCGCTGAAGGCGATGGCGTCGCGGTCACGCTGGCCGCTTTTCAGTCCATCCCCTTCCTCGCCTGGTTCCCCTACGTCTTGTCGATCTCGATCATTCTGTTCGCCTTCTCGACGATGATCTCGTGGTGCTACTACGGCGAACGCGCCTGGGGTTATCTCTTTGGGCTCCGCTCGGTCTTCATCTTCCGGATCATCTTTGTCGTCTTCGTGTGGATCGGTTCGGTTGCCAGCCTTGGGAATGTTCTCGACACGGCTGACCTCTCGATCCTCTCCATGGCCCTCCCCAACATCCTGGGCGGTATCCTGCTGGCTACCGTGGTTAAGCGTGAAGTCGACCACTACTGGCAACGCCTTCAGGATGGTGAGTTCCATGCCGATGAATCCGCCGGGTCCGACATCTGATCCAAGCCCGCCTGCCGCCCTGCTGGTCGTACGATCAGCTCTGGGGGGGACTCTCATGGGCCTGGCCAATCTGGTCCCGGGAATCTCAGGCGGGACGATGCTCCTGGCTGCGGGCATCTACCCGCGCTTCATCAACGCCATCGGCGAAGTCACGACTCTGCGATTCCGGCGTGAGTCGATGATCACGCTTGCCACCGTCGTGGTCGCCGCGATCCTTGCCATCGCTCTGCTTGCCGGCCCCGTTAAAGACCTCGTCGTCTATCACCGCTGGATCATGTACAGCCTGTTCATCGGCCTCACGCTCGGCGGGGTTCCGGTCGTCTGGCGGCTGATCAACCAACCCACCGCTGCGACCTGGCTGGGTGTGCTCGTCGGCTTTGCCGGCATGGCTGCCCTTGCGATCGCTCAGAGTGAGGCGACCGGCGCTACCCAGAACGACGGCTTCCTGTTCATGCTGCTTGCCGGTGTCGCGGGAGCCTCGGCGATGATCCTCCCCGGCGTCTCGGGCGGGTACCTGCTGCTGGTTCTCGGTGCGTATGTCCCCATCCTCGCCGCCATCTCGAGCTTCGTCGATGCGCTCAAAGCCGTGGATACCGCCACCCTCCTCGCCGTTGGATTCGGTACGATTCTCCCGGTCGGACTCGGTGTGGTTCTCGGTATCGCCGCGGTCTCGAATCTGCTGCGATTCCTGCTGCGCCGCTACGAGAAGGCGACTCTTGGCGTGCTCCTTGGGCTCCTGCTCGGGGCTGTCGTCGGCCTTTATCCCTTCGTTGAGCCGGTCGCGCCAAACCCCGGTGACATCCTCAAGAACCAGACCCTCATCGTCGATGACAACAACACGCTGATCTATGAACAGACCGGGAAAGCCGTCGAACCCGAGGACTACCCCACCGCCACCTTCCAGCCCTCTTACACGCAGCTCACCGGAAGCCTGACCCTGATTACCCTAGGCATCGGGCTTACACTGCTCGTCGATCGCATCGGTCGCGACAAACCCAGCAGCACTACTGAGCACA
This region includes:
- a CDS encoding DUF368 domain-containing protein produces the protein MPMNPPGPTSDPSPPAALLVVRSALGGTLMGLANLVPGISGGTMLLAAGIYPRFINAIGEVTTLRFRRESMITLATVVVAAILAIALLAGPVKDLVVYHRWIMYSLFIGLTLGGVPVVWRLINQPTAATWLGVLVGFAGMAALAIAQSEATGATQNDGFLFMLLAGVAGASAMILPGVSGGYLLLVLGAYVPILAAISSFVDALKAVDTATLLAVGFGTILPVGLGVVLGIAAVSNLLRFLLRRYEKATLGVLLGLLLGAVVGLYPFVEPVAPNPGDILKNQTLIVDDNNTLIYEQTGKAVEPEDYPTATFQPSYTQLTGSLTLITLGIGLTLLVDRIGRDKPSSTTEHTKDPEA
- the gcvH gene encoding glycine cleavage system protein GcvH; amino-acid sequence: MPSPDDRKYLDSHEWHKAEGDLVVIGLSQFAVDELADVTYVEFIKDSGSVTAGETFGEIESVKATSELYCGIDGEIVETNQQVIDNPAMVNEDPFGDAWLIKVKPANAGDLEKLLSGPDYDNKVGA
- a CDS encoding prepilin-type N-terminal cleavage/methylation domain-containing protein translates to MLTPPRSPSPRAFTLIELLVVISIIALLIGILLPALNSARGTARDISCLSNTRQMSIASYAYATDNREYYVRASDESVSPGQLGKRAGLGSGPMGNTDFTQTTTHCWTWSLANGGYATREVYTCARFPEAEERSVDGSSYENIRDADIEKNTNGTIDNGWRNTDYGVNVAWLTARRQQDEGELKAQLGVANARPPVSGFQFAISSKQAEVQDPSDTLFAADSWVLLFVNDGAIPTGVYWANARTNYSETVHARHGGSKGGSVNIAWADGHSSSQSLPINQERSDAAEGYVIYDWQSELGAYDFASPPNPVDNPDNKWDLLAGDAF
- a CDS encoding alanine/glycine:cation symporter family protein; protein product: MRLGRLLSAHAGHALLAIVILLLCSVTTLAQDAEPAASEAGPTLVEQLDMTIGWANGHISTVLFFDISFGMFKSVNPISGELEGPETPFLVVWLIIGALFFTFFHRFLTLRGFGHAINVLRGKYTSSDDHGDVSPFRALTSALSATVGLGNIAGVAIAMKMGGPGALFWMMFLGFFGMASKFHSSTLAQMYRVRHKDGSYSGGPMYYLSRGIREHYPALAPFGVFLGGFFAVACMFGAIGGGNMFQANQSAQAFFQTFVQPGVMAAYPEATATEIAAIQGWTNAGFGLLMATVVGAVVLGGITRIGATTSKLVPGMAVIYVAACLTIIIANFSALPDLIGQVLGQAFAAESIYGGIIGVMIIGFQRAAFSSEAGLGSSAIAHAAAQTKEPTREGFVASLEPFVDTVIICFMTGMVVLITGAYKTAEGDGVAVTLAAFQSIPFLAWFPYVLSISIILFAFSTMISWCYYGERAWGYLFGLRSVFIFRIIFVVFVWIGSVASLGNVLDTADLSILSMALPNILGGILLATVVKREVDHYWQRLQDGEFHADESAGSDI